In the Hordeum vulgare subsp. vulgare chromosome 7H, MorexV3_pseudomolecules_assembly, whole genome shotgun sequence genome, one interval contains:
- the LOC123413504 gene encoding glycosyltransferase BC10-like, with product MAPRNRTSSRRPLWVIILIAFVCAIVTGAYLYKPQHYTGCYLSNSCGSQPPPVPVRVYTDDEIAARAVMRDIVLSPPVHSKNPKIAFMFLTPSSLPFEKLWEKFFMGHEDRYTIYVHASREKTVHASPIFAGRDIRSEKVVWGTVTMIDAERRLLANALQDADNQHFVLLSESCVPLHNFDYVYSYLMETNISFVDSFDDPGPHGAGRYSEHMLPEIVKRDWRKGAQWFTVKRQHAVLILVDTLYYGKFKRYCKPGNEYHNCYSDEHYLPTLFNMVDPTGIANWSVTRVDWSEGKWHPKVYRAVDTSFELLKSIASIDESIHVTSNAKHEMQRRPCMWNGMKRPCYLFARKFYPEALDTLMNIFSNFTVI from the exons ATGGCACCGCGCAACAGAACTTCATCTAGAAGGCCTCTCTGGGTCATCATCTTGATTGCTTTTGTATGTGCGATAGTCACTGGAGCCTATCTTTATAAACCCCAGCATTACACGGGTTGCTACTTGTCAAATTCCTGTGGTTCTCAGCCTCCTCCAGTGCCTGTGAGAGTATACACCGATGATGAGATCGCTGCTCGTGCTGTAATGAGAGACATTGTTCTGTCCCCGCCTGTTCACTCGAAGAATCCGAAAATTGCTTTCATGTTCTTGACACCCAGTTCATTGCCTTTTGAGAAGCTTTGGGAAAAATTCTTCATG GGACATGAAGACCGATACACAATATACGTACATGCTTCAAGAGAAAAGACAGTTCATGCAAGTCCGATATTCGCTGGCAGGGATATTCGGAGTGAAAAG GTGGTCTGGGGTACAGTTACTATGATTGATGCAGAGAGGAGGCTCTTGGCAAATGCACTGCAAGATGCTGATAACCAGCATTTTGTCTTGCTCTCTGAGAG TTGTGTACCACTGCATAACTTCGATTATGTGTATAGTTATCTCATGGAAACAAACATCAGCTTTGTTGACTC TTTCGATGATCCTGGTCCACATGGAGCAGGTAGAtactctgagcatatgttacctgAAATCGTCAAGAGGGATTGGAGAAAGGGTGCACAG TGGTTCACGGTGAAACGGCAGCATGCAGTTCTTATACTTGTTGACACTCTTTACTATGGAAAGTTCAAACGTTACTGTAAG CCTGGAAATGAATATCATAACTGCTATTCTGATGAGCACTATCTGCCAACCTTATTTAAT ATGGTTGATCCAACCGGAATTGCGAATTGGTCAGTGACACGTGTTGATTGGTCTGAAGGAAAATGGCATCCTAAAGTTTATAGGGCTGTTGACACAAGCTTTGAACTGCTTAAAAGTATAGCG TCCATTGATGAGAGCATTCACGTGACCAGCAACGCAAAG CATGAAATGCAGCGAAGACCGTGCATGTGGAACGGCATGAAGAGGCCTTGCTACCTATTCGCACGGAAATTCTACCCCGAGGCGCTCGACACTCTGATGAACATTTTCTCGAATTTCACTGTCATATGA